aattatgacataaatctaaaaagcattaagTTATATGAATACATGGTGAGCAGAAGCATATTGGTTATTGTAATACATGGTGTACTGATTCAATTACCTTTATATATTAAAGTAAGTGGATTTATCTTCAGCTTCCAATGGGATATTGTTGAGTTGTGAAATCACTACACAGAATGGCATTTTCTCAGATTCAAATCACTCTTGCTAGGTTTAAAGACTCATTTACAGTTCTGCATGGTGTTGCTCTTTGTTCTGTAGGACAGTAGGATGCTGTAATACTAATTACTGCATAAATGACACagttttctcaaaaataaatagtaaaaagaaaggaatagcATTTATTAACCTTTGTTTTTTGGCTTACTGGTGTGATTTTTGTTAAATGTTAAGCGAGCTCACACATGAACTTTTGCACACTTACATGCACATATAGAAGGAAGCATGCAATACAAAGTTTCAGCTCATAAATGTAGATTATCTTGTTATGACttgtttcaaactttcaatgGAGTCCCTAAGGATTGGGGTCTCTTGCAATTTAGAGAATTCTCGGGCTTGCAATTTCCTTCAACTCAAGCTGTTTATAaaccttgtttgttaaactacACCACATCCccccacactattcacttcatttttttcaaaaaaaatcaacgtcaaaatattcttacttttatatcacattatttatttttttattaatattcaaataaaaaaatcactataaaacaaattttttttctctttccaataccactttttcattttcctatatcaattattattattattattattattattatatttttaactaCAAACAATGTCGTGAAGGGTTGTTGTTGTCTGCCaaacaccttaaaaaaaaaaaaaaaaaaaaaaagggtaaagagGTAGCCGGACCACCTTCTAAGATAGTTGCCAAATTGGCCACCCCACTTAAGAGATGGATGGAGTGCTTTGACCACATCTTTCAAATAGTAGTATGCTACTTTTGAGGTAGTGGTTAGGGTGATTTAACTATTCCTTAAATGATAAGTTAGAGCATTTCCAGCAGTAAGAGGTATTTTACCTAGtcaaaaagtacaattctctattttaactactcattttttaataccaactccaacagattcgttatttcattctttattttattaaatatcattttttaatcttttttttttaattttttttatttttttatccacGATcgcttttgcatcatcttgtaaattgcaatagaattgattcacgcAGCATAcctgtgtgttatttttatttttccatttttagtttgtcaattatatacgtgctattcaattttttggggggagtttttagtgattcaaaagacttgaatttgtatcataaattcatgaacagagaagagagaagagtgAGAAACGTTGAGGGGGGGAGAGGAGAGAGACAggttgagggagagagagaagagagaaaataatgtggaaataatattatatttaacaatctagtgtgctacagtgaatagcaatataAAGTTATTCACTCtagcagttaaggtataatagctaatatgaagctattctgttTAAGcagaaaaaatgacaaaaataactaaatgtaGTTAATATCTCCCTTTTAACTACACTGCTGGAAATGCTCTTAGAATGGTCAACCATCCTCAAGGTGGTGGTTAGAGGGGTCCCACCACCCCTTGAGGGCGAAGGGATGATCGAACTATCCTTGGAGTGTTCAAccatccttctttttttttttttttgtgtgtgggACTCAGTCAATTTTTTGCATAAGAAGTTTTTGataaatttgattataataaAAAGAGTACTACTATGGTTGTAACTATTTTACAATTCTTTTATAACTTTTAATACGTGTCGGCATGTGAACAAAAACCTCGAATCATATACTAACACGtgttaaatattataaaaagagTTGTAAAATAGATGAATGTATAaaatttttctcataaaaaagtTTGTACTCTCTTAAACAGAAGATTTTGAGTCTATTAAGTTATGCCACAagttgagttaaaaaaaaaaaaaagaagtagcCTCGgcatttatttacaaaaaataaaaaagttattaaggGCCCATGGGTTTAAAGTTTAAAGGTGGTACGGGCGTAACGGGCCAAGGGCATTTCTGTAAATTGAGAcacactcactctctctctctcgcttagAAAAACGCAGCAGCAGCACGCAGACGCGGTTGACCGTTGAAGAAGTCGTTCTGAGGCCTGAGCGCAGCTCTGTTCGTCCACGAACGAAAAGGGGGAAAAATGGGAGAATCGGTGAAACGAAGCGACCTGGAAGAGATTTTGAAGCCCTTCTACCAAAGAGCTTCTGAATCCGAGGTTTTGATTATTTCccgtttccttttttttttcctattcttgAATTTCACTGTGTTGTCTTGCGCTCCATCTGGTTCGTTACGCGTTTTTTGTCTAGGGTTTTCGTAATCCTtggtgtttatatatatgtttctgtATCTATATCTATATTCTATACCGATTGGACTGGTATATAATAGTTACAATGCACTATGCCAATAGAAAAACTGGCAGTGGTTGTTTTCTCATGACCCGATGATGGGGAAATATATCAATTGAAACTCTAtttccttttcactttgattCTTACCTTTTCTGTTTTCTCTGTAAAGAAGTAGAGCATTGAGGTAAGTTAGTAACCAATGATTTGTTTATGGGCTCATCTTGttctattttcttgttctttatttgcttaaaaTGAAAATACGGTTGGCATGTCAAGTCCTAGTTGATTCTATGTATGTGACCTTGTATAGGTTTATCGGTTCTGTGAAGGCAAATAACTAATTTCATAGAGTTCAGCGTTTTCCGCAAACTTGGGCCACTAATGTGGGTTAAATGGAGTTTGTTTTCTGCATCTCATTTAGTGGAACCTACTGTTTCAAATTTCTTATGATTTAATTTCGTGCAGGTACTTTAGATATTATCTTGATAATTTTAGAATATAAACCATTGATGGGTTAGGTCCGATTTGGGAAGTTTTGTACCTTCTTGGAATTAACTCAACTTGGTGTCTTGGCATCTCTAATTCAGTTATGGATATTAAGCATTGTGCAGACCATAAGGTTATGAGTGAGCACTGTCATCCTTTATCGATCCCTTCCTCTAATCTGTACATCTTCAAAGACATGGAAAATCAGTTAGTCGCAGAACATGCGGCTAACCTTGAAATTTTATAGCCAAAGGCTTTTGTACCAGTGTCCATGTATGGTTCCATAGGCTTAGATGAAACATCTCTTAATTAGCTGTGAATTGGTTTAACAGCGGCCACTAGCAGTCCTTCCCTCGTTTGGGAGCAATTCCTGCACCTCTCATTTGCAGAATTGCAGGTTTTGTACTTTGATTTGGCTTCTCTCAGGAAATGTTTATGGTTTATTAAGCCTGGCCCTCTCCTTTGCCAAAGTATGATTGAAGGATTTGGAAAAGGTGGTGAGATGTCTTTGTCAGAATTGGGTTTATTTGAATTTTCCAGGACTTTATGGGAGTAGtgattataatttatttctGTGAAGAGGTGCCTTAGTTATGGTGTACGCCTTGTGATCTAAGGTTCTGTTCCCAGAATTATGAACATATGATGTAAGATGGTCAATTCAATGACGGAGTCTCCTTGGGCTTTTCCTATGTGAATGCATATTGTAGAGTACTTTATTCTTGAAACTCTTGTGTATGATATTATAGACTGTTGAAACTGTTTTACTTTTACCATAATAATCTTGGTGATTTAAAGCTATTGTTAAGCTGGGGTATTTAAGGTGAATTGAAAATGATTAGAGACTCAAAAAACATTGACTAGACTTGGGAAACCATTTCCAATTATTAAAGCATATCTTTGTGCAACTATGGCCCTAAACTTGACAAGACAAGACAACTTCCATGGCAGCTGGATATTCATGCCAGCAGATGGGTAGCTATTGGTTCAAAAGAGATTTGGGCATGCTTAGTTAAGAGATGCAATTAGGAAGGtatgttcttattttttttcaaaaggtaGGATGGTATACAGGCTGCTCctatgttctcattttgttaGTCACGGTATTGTAGTTTTTTCTACTGCTGTTAAGCTGACatattgtgtttgtcaatgatgTGGGACAAGTTGTACCCTAATTTCAAGGGACgagtaggattttttttttgctttgttttattcCCGTTTAGGGTCTTATAGTAACTTTAGGATTTCGATGGCTTTAGATTTGTGGCCTATGTAAAGGCTAGTATTGAACTTAATTTCATGATTGAGTTATAATTAAGCTTGTTATGAGTTGTTTTAAGAAAAGGAGATTTTTCTCCCTTATAGGGGTTCTCTCCTTTGTATTCGGATTGCGTCCCTCTGCGCTTAAAATGAGATAGAATTACTTatcacaaaagaaaagaaaataaaagaaaagaagagggtttcttgtttgttcttcttctttgtgaTATTCAAGGATTCAAAAGAGAAACATGTTCTTCTCTTTTCTAGTGCTTCTGCTACGTCAGTTAAGTTCTCTCAAGTGTTAAATGACTTCCACGATTTACTTACAATGATCCTTTTGTCACCAGAACTCATACTTTCTGTGGCTCTCCTTAAGTAACCCATAATTTCCTCTTTTTGTCCCATGTCCAATTAAGGGTCCTTTTTCTTCGGATAGAAAAAGGTTTgtcacaaattttaaatgtagTTTCTTCCCATTATAGGTCCAAATATCTCAGTGTTATTCTATGAATGTCATATCTTTATTGGCTTTGGGAGAAAGTATGACTCTACACAATATGTActattgtgtgtgtgtatatatatatatatatatgtaggaatttttttatcaaaacaaCAATCAGGAAAGGAAGTGGATATTTTTGGGTTTAGTTTCTGAGCAAAGGATTTTGTTGCTTTCATGTCCTGTTGGGGTGCCAAAtacaacttttatatatttgcTCTCTTCTTATGTTTGGcagtatattttttattttggttttgtttttttggccaCATTGTAGTAGTAGTGACTATATATGATGATTTATGGATGCTTGGTTTTTTTATGTCTGTTGGAAATTATCCTCATTCCAAGTTTCTTCTTTCCATTTAGGGTTTCCTAATAAGATGAGAACTACATTGCtgtttattaaattataatttatgcCCATAAGgacaatttgactttttgttagctctttttttctttagacTTTATAGATGCTTTATAATGTTTCCAATGTAAATAACCTGCAATAATGATTATCAATGAGCagtatttatcttttctttccccttttAAATTTATGCTGAAATTTGCTAACGGCAGATGTTTATACAATAGGAACGCTTATCAAGACTTGAAGCTGTCCTTGCAAGTAAGAAGAGTAGGTACTAAGGCACTTTGCTAAACCAGTAGTATCTGCCAGCTATAAATTGACTTCTAACTGTTTTGTCTATGTATACAAACTTGTTCAGATGTTGGAAATGAGGACCACTTGAGATTGATAAGTGAACTTCAGTCACAGCTACAAGAAGCAAGTGCAGAGCTAGTTTCAGAACGAGAAAAGGTTCTACCCATTTATATCTTCTTCATTTGACATTTAGATAGTATTAAAGAgagctttttattattattattattattttatataagtgtattaaagaaaagggaaatgGTTCtacccaaggggttggctcagtGGTTGGATAGCCTAGGATTTTGAGTATGCTCTTCAAGGTCTTAGGTTCGAAATTCACTGAGTGC
Above is a genomic segment from Corylus avellana chromosome ca9, CavTom2PMs-1.0 containing:
- the LOC132161821 gene encoding uncharacterized protein LOC132161821 isoform X2; protein product: MGESVKRSDLEEILKPFYQRASESEERLSRLEAVLANVGNEDHLRLISELQSQLQEASAELVSEREKAQKLAEENAKLQYRIIHLVRAAKEADLKLESKS
- the LOC132161821 gene encoding uncharacterized protein LOC132161821 isoform X1: MGESVKRSDLEEILKPFYQRASESEERLSRLEAVLASKKNVGNEDHLRLISELQSQLQEASAELVSEREKAQKLAEENAKLQYRIIHLVRAAKEADLKLESKS